The DNA sequence ATCATATAATTAATTTTTTTATTTCATCTATATTTTTGTCAGCTTCTTTATATCCCTCTTCTATAATCTTTTCCCCTTTAAAAAAATTTAATTGCATATATTTTAAAACATCAGGTTTCAAAAATATATCTGCTTCTCTTTCTGTCCTTTTTAAATCTCCCATAAATAATATATTTAAAAAATTTTCAATAACTAATATTTTTTCTTTTATCCCCTCATTTTTTGTCAAACTAAACTTACTTTTTTTTAAAATTGTCTTCAAAATTTCATTGTTTGCTATTTCATCTATAAAAATTTTCCCTGGATTTAGAATTAATTCTTCTCCATCTTTTAAGAGTTCTTCATCAACTACTTTATCATCTTTATTAATTTTATCTCTAAAACCAATAGCTATTATTTTTTCAGCTCCATATTTTTTAGCTATATGTATTGGCAAAGGATCATATACTCCTCCATCAGTTAAGTATCGTCCTCCTCTTTTTACCGGCTTAAATATCAAAGGAATACTTATACTTGCTCTTACCCCTTTATATAGCTTACCACTACTTATTATAACTTCTTCTCCTGTTAAGAAATCCGTTGCATTTATATAAAATGGTATTTTGCAATCAGAAAAATTTCTTCCTCTTGTTAATATTTTAATAAACTCTTCTGCATATTTACCTTTTAACAACCCATTTTTTCTCTCTTTTGTAAAATCTAACAATAAGGAATAATTAAAATTTGAAGCAATTCCTTCTATATATTTAATTGGCATTCCAATTGCATAAAGTGAACCTATTATAGAACCAATACTACTTCCCACTATTAAATCAGGTTTTATTCCTTCCTCTTCTAATCTTTTTATTACTCCAATATGTGACAATCCCCATGCACTTCCACCACTTAAAACCAATCCCAATTTTTTTCGTGATTCTTTCAAAATTATCACCTCTTTATATTATCTTCAACTTATCTTTTTAATCTTACTTTAATTCTTTTACTTCAAATCCAGCATTTTTTAAAACCTCTTCTGCTTTCTCATTTTCTTTATTAACATCAAATCCAACTCTTATGCTTCCACCATAGTTTTCTCTAATATGTAATACCTCTATATCTTTTATATTTATATTATTTCTACCTAATATTTTAGTTATATCTCCAATTATACCTGGTTTATCTGGTACAAAAACTATAAGCTCTATCATTGGCGACAATATACCTTTTCTTCTTTGAGGAATTTTATCTCTTACCTCTTTTCCATTTCTAAAAAGTGCAGTCAACATCTCTTCATTGCCATTTTTTATATTCTCTTCAAAATTTGACAACTCTTTTTTAAATTTATCTATTGCATATAAAATTTTATCTCTATTGGTCAAACATATATCCCTCCACATTTCTGGGCTCCCTGCAGCTATTCTAGTAGTGTCTCTAAATCCTCCTGCAGCAAGAGATAATATAATATTTTGATTATTATTGCTAATATCATTGGCTGTATTTACTAAACTACTTGCAAGAATATGAGGCAAATGACTTATAGAAGCTACTGCTAAATCATGAATTTCAACATCTAACTCCAACAGTGTTGAATCAAGTTTTTTTACCATCTCTTTTACTTTTTCAAATGCAGATAAATTTGTATTTTTTGTTTTTGTTAATACATATATTGCATTTTCAAATAGATATGGATCCAAAGCTTCAACTCCTGTCTTTTCAGAACCAGCCATTGGATGTCCACCTACAAAATATATATCTTTTGGCAATATATTTTCTATTTCCTTTGTTATATATTCTTTTGTACTTCCAACATCAGTTATAATTGCACCTTTTTTCAAATATGGCAATGCTCTTTTTACTAAATTCGGCATTAATTTTACTGGAACTGATAGCACTAAGATATCTATTTCACTTAATCTATCATCTAGCTCTATCATATATTCATCTATCGCATTAAGAGAAACCGCCTTTTCAAGTTTAGAGCTATTTCTTCCAATTCCTATAACTTTATCCGACCATTTTTTCTTTTTTAAAATATAGCCGATACTACCACCTAATAATCCAACTCCCCAAATTGCAACTTTCATAAATTCACCTCTTTTGTAATTTTAAAATTTTTCTTTGTGTGACTTTGCGTTCTTCTTTCTTTGTGCTGAAATTATTTCCCCTACAAAAACTTGACACTATCAAAATTTTATTTTTAAACATTTCCTGATTTTTATATTTTTTATCACTTTAAAATTACTTTTTCTTTATCTTCTTTGTAAAAATTTTAGAACCAAAATAAGCTGTCAAAGGAACAGCTATTAATATCCCTATACTTCCTGCTATTGATCTTAAAAATTCTGTAGAAATAAATTCAAAATTTAAAATTCTAATAAGAGGATAATCATTTTTTTGTACCATAAACATTAAAATTGTAAACATAGAACTTCCTATATATGCCAATATTAAAGTATTTACCATTGTTCCTATGACATCTTTTCCTATTTTCATTCCCGATTTCAAAATCTGTTTTTCTGTTAATTGATTATTATGTTCTCTTATTTCATTTAACGACGATGCAATTGATATCGCTGTATCCATCACCGCTCCAAGGCTTCCTATTATAATTCCAGCTGATATTAATTCTACTACATTCACATTCTTAAATAAATTTGAAGCATATATAGATTCCAAATCAGTATATCCTGTTAATTTCATTGCATATATATATATTTGTGATAAAACTCCCGCTATTATTGTACCTCCAATTGTACCTAAAAATGCAACTAGCCCTTTTTTACTGTCTCCTGCCACAAAATATATTGTAAATAGTGCTATTAAAAATGAAAATATCACTCCTAACCATAACGGGGAATATCCTTTTAAAATTAGTGGTAACATTCCATAAAAAATAAAAAATATAGATATTGCTATACCCATTAATGCTTTTACTCCTTTACCTTTTCCAATTACAATTACTAAAAATATAAATATAAGTAAAATAGATATCATTAATCCTCTTTTATCTATATCAATAATATTATAAGTAATCATCCCATCTTGATTATGTATATCTAAAACAACATCTTCATTTCTTTTTATTGGAACATTATATGCTTTATCTTTAAAAACAGGATGCATAATAAGGACTTTTTTATTTTTATAATCTCCTGTTTTTATCTCTACTATTACTTTAATTTTTTTTGATATACCATTTTCTACTTCATCTTTATTTGCTGAAATAGTTCTTAAAATTTCAGTGATTTTTCCTTTTTCATATTTATCATTAGAACTAGCAAATATAAATATTGGAAAAATTAAAAATATAATTAAAATTCCTATTTTTTTTATAAAATTCATTTTCTCCTCCTATTTTCTATCTATTTAACCTTAGTAAAATTTATATCTACTACTTTTATTCCATCAACTGCTGCGCTTACAATACCTCCAGCATAACCTGCACCTTCTCCTATTGGAAATAAATTTTCTATATTTATAGCTCTACTCTTTTCATCTCTTTTTATTCTTACAGGCGAAGATGTCCTTGTTTCCGCTCCTATTAAATTAGCTTTATCTGAAATGAAATATCTATTTTTACTCCAATAATTAAATGCTTTTTTTAAATTTTTGGAAACATATTTTGGCAACAAATTATCCATTTTATATGATTTCAATTCCATTTTAAAACTGCTTTCTATATTTTTATTTGTTTCTTTATTTTCTAAAAAGTCTATTAAATTTTGATAAACAGCTCCGTAATTTCCAACCTCTTTATATGTCTTTCTTTCAATTTTTCTTTGTAATTTTATTCCATCAAATAAATTTTTTCCATAATCTTTTTCTGTTATTCCTACCACTACTGCTGAGTTTGAGAACGCTCCATCTCTTGTGCTATAACTCATTCCATTTACTAACGAACTTCCTAATTCTGATGCAGAATTCACAATTTCTCCTCCTGGACACATACAAAAAGTGAAAGCTCCTCTATTTTCATTTCTATTATTATATGTGAAATTATATGTTGCAGCTCCTAAATTAGGATTATTTGCAAATTTACCATATTGCATCTGATCTATAATTCCTCTTGGATGTTCTATTCTGACACCTATTGCAAAATCTTTATTTTCAAGATATACTCCATTTTTATTTAACATTTCATAAGTATCTCTAGCGCTATGTCCAATCGCTAAAATTAAATATTCAACATCAATTTTTTCATCTCTATTTATTTCTATTGATTTAACTTTCCCATTTTTTATATTAATATCAGTTAGCTTTGAATTAAAATAAACTTTTCCTCCAAGAGCTATTATTTTTTTTCTCATATTCTTTACCACTTCTTGCAGTATATCAGTCCCTATATGTGGTTTATAATCATATAAAATATCTTTTTTAGCCCCGTTTTCAACAAAAGTTTTAAATACTTTATCTATATATTCACTTTTTATTCTAGTAGTTAATTTTCCATCAGAAAATGTTCCTGCTCCACCTTCTCCAAATTGAATATTTGAATTTTTATTTAATTTGGCATTTTCAAAAAAATTATTAACAGTTTTAGCTCTATTTTCTACTTTTTCTCCTTGTTCAAATAGTAATGGTTTTAACCCATATTCTGCTAATCTAAGAGCAGCAAAAAGACCTGCTGGTCCTGTTCCAATAACGGCCACTTCTCCTTTTAATTTTACAGGTTCTCTTTTTACATTTTCTAATTGTTTATATTCTTTTATCTGAGAATTTTTTATATCCATATGTTTATTTGTTGTTACTAATAATTTATATATAAATTTTATATTCCCTTTTTTTCTGCTGTCAATTGACCTTTTAAGGTAATCAATTCCTTTTACATTATATTTTTCTATCCCCATTTTCTTTAGTTGAAACATTATTGCCTTATCTTGATTCTTTTCAACTGGTACAATTACATTATTCACTTCATATCTCATATTTATATCTCCCATCTAAAAAATTTATCTATCTTTTCTTGATTTTCCTGCGTATAATTTTCAATTTGTTCTTTTACTAATTTAGAAATATATTCTATTTTTTCCAAATTATCTGGATAATATATTGGAGTACTTTTTAATGGTGTAGAATAAAGTTCTAAATCTTGTCCTTTCTTTTTACCATTATAATAAAACCAATCAAAAAACATTTTGCTATTTAAATAACCTAAAATATAAAATAGATTTAATTCATATATAGTTTGTTTTAATGTCAAATAATATATATCTGCGCTTCCATAAAATGAACTATTTGAATATGAAAAAAGATTTTTTGAGCCTCTTTGTCTTCCAACTATTTTTTCATTTTCAAAAATTTCTTTTTTTCTTCCCCACTGCAAATTATACCAATTAATCAAACCATTTTTCACTTCTCTCCTTTTTTCCAATCTCTCTTTGAATGGCAGGAGTTCCTTTAATAATTCAGAATCAACTTCTATATTCTTATCCAAATATAATATCCAAAAATCATTTTTATCTTTAATTTTATAATTTAATATATCTTTACTTTTATAAAATGGCTTTAAATATTTTGAAAATCTCTCTTCAAAATTTTCTCTTACAAATGCTTTGTCATATCCACTTACAATCCCTTGATTTATATTTAAAATATCTCCCAATTTAAAATTACATTTTTTATTCATTTTATTAAAAAATATCAATTTTTCATTAGAAGCAGTTACTATTTTACAATTATCTGTATATAATAAATTAGAATTTATAAATTCATCTATCTCATCATTTATTACTCTTGTTTTTATAGTTTTATCCATTTTTATTAATGAAAATATCATATTATGCTGTCCCAACGCTCTTTTAAATACAGATTTATTCAAATCCTCAATATAATAAAATTGGCTGTTTGCCTTTACAGTTGCTCTTAATTTTTTAGCATAATCAGCTGTAAACCAATAATTAGTAGTTATATATGTTAAAATTCCATTTTTTTTTAAAATCTCTATCCCTTTTTCTATAAAAAAATATAAATAATCCATTTTTCCTTCATAATATTTTTTACCAAATTCACTATTTTTTATATCAATAAAAAACTCTCTATTATTTTTTTCACCTAAATATGGTGGATTCCCAACAACTATATCATAATTAACTTCAAATGTTTTTAATAAAGAGTTTTCTATATTTAACTCTTTTTCAAAAGAATAATCATTAATATTATAACTTTTCAATATTTTTTTTAATCTAATTTTTGCTATATCAATAGAATCTTTATCTATATCATATCCAGTAATCCAATTTGAAAAAAATTTATATTCTCCAAAATATATTTTAGATATTTTTATTAAAAAATTTAAACTTTCTACTAAAAAATTTCCTGTCCCACAAGATAAATCTATTAATTTTAAATTTTTTAATTTTTCTTTTCTATCTCCATCTTTAAAATATTTATAAAATGATATTGCTAACATTTTTCTAGTTATTTCTTGTGGTGTATATACCGAAAACTTTTTTCCTAATTCAGTTTCATATTTATCACTAATATCGTATCCAAATTTATACATTATTTCACATTCCTTCTTTAAATTTTTTAATAATAATCAGAAACAAAAAAGAACCTCCTAATAATTTGGAAAGTTCTTCTTTATTCTTAATAATTTTTTGAAAATGTCATTAATTGCGTCAAATCATTAATTATTCCAATAGAAGTAAATCCAACTTCTTCATAACGTTTTATTAATTTTTCACTATTTTCATCTTCTAAAACTTCTATTAAAATTATTTTCCCTCCAATTAAAGATTTAACTTCATCTATTATATCTAATATATAATCAATTATTTCCTCAAGTCTAATTATTTTTCTATTATATTTATCGTCTCTTCCTATTTGCCCAATTAGAAATGAATAAAACACCTCATCATCATAGCCATTGCTAACATTAATTTTCATTTTATTTTTTTTATTTGCAGATATTTTATGTTCTTCTCTAATTATTATCGGCTTTATTGATAATGCAAAATATGCTATAATATTTCCATTTTCTTCATCGATAATCAAATAAGTTCTAGAAATATTTTCTTTTTGCATTCTAATAGAATTTATATGCAAAAAATTTTCAACATCTTTATTCCTATGACAAGAAAACGTTGATAAATACTTTTCAACTCTATTTTCTGCTAAATGGAAGCATTCTTTTTTACTATCTTTTGAAATTTTATTTTTATTAATATAAATCTCTTCACTATTTATGTAATTAATATCTTTAGATTCTATATTTTTAGCCTTTGATATTTCATCAATATAAAAATTTTCAAGTAATTTTTTTAAACTTAATATTTTATATCGCATTCTTAATATTTTTTTAAAAGAGAACTTATAGTTTTTTTATCAGCTTCTCTTTCTTCCTTGCAATTATTTATAACCCTTGTAGCAGTTTTTGTTGAAAACTCAGATTTTAACATAGAATGAATTTTATCTATTGCTTCTTTATTTTTTATTATTATATTCCTAGTAAATGATTTCGTAGCCATTATAATCACTTCCTTATATTTTATTAAGGAACGGTAAAAATAACCTTCCGATTTTGTTATAAAATACGCAACGATTTAGGAACACTTTAAAAACAACCTTATCCTTTTGTTTTAAAATACGCAACGATTCAAGCGTTTTTATAACAAAATATAAAAAAATATTTTTTTAATGTTCTTTAAGCGTTTTTATGACAAAATATAAGAAACTTATTTTTTAAACGTTCTTAAGGAATGGTTTAAAAATATTTTAAACTATTCCTTACTTATATTATACTATATCTAAAAACTATTAACAATGATTTATTTTGCCTTCCAAATATTAAATTTTCAATGTACAAATTAAAAAAAACATTTTATTCTTCTATATCTCATCTCAACTATTCAAAATTTATTCTTAAATCCCTACCCCTTAAACATATTCTTCCCATTCTTTTTATACTCAAAACTCCAAAACAGCAAATATAACAATGCAAAAAATATCAATTTAATTATTATCCAAATTTCAAACAAATTCAATATAGCAACTACTACAACTAACTTAAAACTAACAACTAAAATAAATTTAACAATCCCCATTACATTAATTTTAAAATATCTTTTATTAAAAAAATAGAGTAATAACGTAAAATTTATTCCAGAAGCTATAACTGTAGCTAGTGCTAATCCTATATACTTATACTCTTTTACCAATAAATAGTCCAATAGTATATTTGTTCCAATTGCTATTATAGAAATTTTAACAGGTGTCTTTGTATCTTTATAGCTATAATATCCTCTTACTAATATATGAATTCCTGTATAAAAAAGCAGTCCTAAAGAGTAAGTTGCCAAACTTTCACTTGTAATTTTAATTGCTATATTACTAAATTTCCCATATCCTAAAATTAATTTCACAATATCCTTTGAATAATATATTAAAACTGTCATAGAAGGTGCTACTAAAAATATTAATAATTTAAAACCTTCTTCTATATTTCTCTTTGCATCTTCAATCTTATTTTCAGTTATATTTTTAGATAACATTGGAAATACAACTGTTGCAATTGATATTCCAAACATACCAAGAGGTAAATTATATAGTCTAGTTGCATTTTCAAGTGCTGATATAGTTCCGCTTGATAAAAATGAAGCAAAATATTGATCTACAATAACATTAATTTGTCTTGCAAAAATTCCAACTAGCATAGGCAATAACATAATAAATATTTTTTTTAATGCTGGGTCTTCAAAATCAATTTTTAATCTGAAAAATCCAACCAACTTAAAAAATTGAGGTAATAAAATAATCAGCTGCATAAAACCACCGACCAAAACCCCAATAGCTAAACTATATATACCAATTTTATTATGTAAAAAAGCTGCAAATAGTATTATTGATATGTTAAAAATAATAGAAATTGAAGCTGGAAGTAAAAACTTTTTAAAATTATTTAAAATAGCCCCTATCATACCTGCAATTCCTATTGCAACTATATAAAAAGCCATAATCTTCAATAATTTCCCAGCAAGTTCTTTTGTTTTATCACTATATCCATTAACCATAATATTAACAATATCATTTGAAAAAACTATTGTTAATATTGCCAATAATGATAATATAATAAATAAAATATTAATTATTGAAAATATTAATTTTTTACTCTCTTCTTCTCCTGATTCTTTTAATTTTTCATTATATATTGGGATAAAAACATTTCCCAAAGCTCCTTCTCCTAATAATTGCCTAAAAAAATTAGCTATTTTAAACGCAGAAAAATAGGCATCTGTTAAGACACCTGCTCCAAAAAAATATGCTATAATAACTGTTCTACCAAGCCCTAATACTCTACTTATTAAAGTTATAATCATTACTACAAAGCTATTTCTTAGCATTTTCTTCAAAAGCCTTTCTTTCTTTATATTTAAGCCAATCTTCCTCTTTTACAAACTCTGATTTTGGAGCTATATCTGTTTTCCTAGAAGTTGGAAAAATATACATCCAAGCATCTATCTCTTCATTTGTAGAATCAATAAAAACTTTTTTATTAATTCTTACATATTTGCTATTTGAATAATCGTTTTCATTAAATTCCATAACAAAATCAGTTCTTCTTAATAATTTATCTATATCACTAGCTACCAATAAATTTCCATATACGAAACCATCTTCAGAATCAAATAAAACTGCTGAATCATCATAACTATACAGTTCTCCCTTTGTCTTTACAGGTAATGTTATTAGACTCTCTATTTCTAAATTCTCTTTATCAATATATAATTCTCTTAATTTTCCATATACAAACAAAAAATTAATTTCCATTTATACCTCTCTCCTTTTAGAAATTATATAATCATATCCACTTAGACTAATTATAACTTTCTTCATTTTATATAATTCTAAAACTGCTAAAAATTTTATAACTTTTTTAATTTTTTCAGTTTCTTTATAGAATAAATTTTTCAAATTTATACTTTTAACTTTTTCTAATTTTTCTGTAAAATCATAAATTGCTTCTTCTAATGTATAACTATTCTCATTATCAGATTTCACAACTAATTTATTATTTTTTTTATTCAAAGATTTATCAATAGATTTTATATTTATATATGTTTCATAAATTTTTTCAGTTGTCAAATTAGATAAATCTATATCTCTATTTATTATATTCTTTATTGGCTCTCCTGTTTTAGTATATGAAATATTGTAAATATTTTCCAATTCTCTTATTTCATTTGCCAATTCTTTATAAAATTTATATTCTGCAATCCGTTTTTCTAATTCTTCCTCTTTTTCTTTTTTTTCTCTTTTATTTAATATTGCTAATGATTTAATCTCAAGTAATTCTACCGCTATATTTAAAAATTCTACTTTAATTTTTAAGCTTGACTCTTTAGCTTTATTTATTATACTCAAATAATCATCTATCAACTTAGATATATTTATAGAAT is a window from the Haliovirga abyssi genome containing:
- a CDS encoding patatin-like phospholipase family protein; amino-acid sequence: MKESRKKLGLVLSGGSAWGLSHIGVIKRLEEEGIKPDLIVGSSIGSIIGSLYAIGMPIKYIEGIASNFNYSLLLDFTKERKNGLLKGKYAEEFIKILTRGRNFSDCKIPFYINATDFLTGEEVIISSGKLYKGVRASISIPLIFKPVKRGGRYLTDGGVYDPLPIHIAKKYGAEKIIAIGFRDKINKDDKVVDEELLKDGEELILNPGKIFIDEIANNEILKTILKKSKFSLTKNEGIKEKILVIENFLNILFMGDLKRTEREADIFLKPDVLKYMQLNFFKGEKIIEEGYKEADKNIDEIKKLII
- a CDS encoding prephenate dehydrogenase, whose translation is MKVAIWGVGLLGGSIGYILKKKKWSDKVIGIGRNSSKLEKAVSLNAIDEYMIELDDRLSEIDILVLSVPVKLMPNLVKRALPYLKKGAIITDVGSTKEYITKEIENILPKDIYFVGGHPMAGSEKTGVEALDPYLFENAIYVLTKTKNTNLSAFEKVKEMVKKLDSTLLELDVEIHDLAVASISHLPHILASSLVNTANDISNNNQNIILSLAAGGFRDTTRIAAGSPEMWRDICLTNRDKILYAIDKFKKELSNFEENIKNGNEEMLTALFRNGKEVRDKIPQRRKGILSPMIELIVFVPDKPGIIGDITKILGRNNINIKDIEVLHIRENYGGSIRVGFDVNKENEKAEEVLKNAGFEVKELK
- a CDS encoding YibE/F family protein, producing MNFIKKIGILIIFLIFPIFIFASSNDKYEKGKITEILRTISANKDEVENGISKKIKVIVEIKTGDYKNKKVLIMHPVFKDKAYNVPIKRNEDVVLDIHNQDGMITYNIIDIDKRGLMISILLIFIFLVIVIGKGKGVKALMGIAISIFFIFYGMLPLILKGYSPLWLGVIFSFLIALFTIYFVAGDSKKGLVAFLGTIGGTIIAGVLSQIYIYAMKLTGYTDLESIYASNLFKNVNVVELISAGIIIGSLGAVMDTAISIASSLNEIREHNNQLTEKQILKSGMKIGKDVIGTMVNTLILAYIGSSMFTILMFMVQKNDYPLIRILNFEFISTEFLRSIAGSIGILIAVPLTAYFGSKIFTKKIKKK
- a CDS encoding NAD(P)/FAD-dependent oxidoreductase, whose product is MRYEVNNVIVPVEKNQDKAIMFQLKKMGIEKYNVKGIDYLKRSIDSRKKGNIKFIYKLLVTTNKHMDIKNSQIKEYKQLENVKREPVKLKGEVAVIGTGPAGLFAALRLAEYGLKPLLFEQGEKVENRAKTVNNFFENAKLNKNSNIQFGEGGAGTFSDGKLTTRIKSEYIDKVFKTFVENGAKKDILYDYKPHIGTDILQEVVKNMRKKIIALGGKVYFNSKLTDINIKNGKVKSIEINRDEKIDVEYLILAIGHSARDTYEMLNKNGVYLENKDFAIGVRIEHPRGIIDQMQYGKFANNPNLGAATYNFTYNNRNENRGAFTFCMCPGGEIVNSASELGSSLVNGMSYSTRDGAFSNSAVVVGITEKDYGKNLFDGIKLQRKIERKTYKEVGNYGAVYQNLIDFLENKETNKNIESSFKMELKSYKMDNLLPKYVSKNLKKAFNYWSKNRYFISDKANLIGAETRTSSPVRIKRDEKSRAINIENLFPIGEGAGYAGGIVSAAVDGIKVVDINFTKVK
- a CDS encoding Eco57I restriction-modification methylase domain-containing protein, whose protein sequence is MYKFGYDISDKYETELGKKFSVYTPQEITRKMLAISFYKYFKDGDRKEKLKNLKLIDLSCGTGNFLVESLNFLIKISKIYFGEYKFFSNWITGYDIDKDSIDIAKIRLKKILKSYNINDYSFEKELNIENSLLKTFEVNYDIVVGNPPYLGEKNNREFFIDIKNSEFGKKYYEGKMDYLYFFIEKGIEILKKNGILTYITTNYWFTADYAKKLRATVKANSQFYYIEDLNKSVFKRALGQHNMIFSLIKMDKTIKTRVINDEIDEFINSNLLYTDNCKIVTASNEKLIFFNKMNKKCNFKLGDILNINQGIVSGYDKAFVRENFEERFSKYLKPFYKSKDILNYKIKDKNDFWILYLDKNIEVDSELLKELLPFKERLEKRREVKNGLINWYNLQWGRKKEIFENEKIVGRQRGSKNLFSYSNSSFYGSADIYYLTLKQTIYELNLFYILGYLNSKMFFDWFYYNGKKKGQDLELYSTPLKSTPIYYPDNLEKIEYISKLVKEQIENYTQENQEKIDKFFRWEI
- the murJ gene encoding murein biosynthesis integral membrane protein MurJ; the protein is MLRNSFVVMIITLISRVLGLGRTVIIAYFFGAGVLTDAYFSAFKIANFFRQLLGEGALGNVFIPIYNEKLKESGEEESKKLIFSIINILFIILSLLAILTIVFSNDIVNIMVNGYSDKTKELAGKLLKIMAFYIVAIGIAGMIGAILNNFKKFLLPASISIIFNISIILFAAFLHNKIGIYSLAIGVLVGGFMQLIILLPQFFKLVGFFRLKIDFEDPALKKIFIMLLPMLVGIFARQINVIVDQYFASFLSSGTISALENATRLYNLPLGMFGISIATVVFPMLSKNITENKIEDAKRNIEEGFKLLIFLVAPSMTVLIYYSKDIVKLILGYGKFSNIAIKITSESLATYSLGLLFYTGIHILVRGYYSYKDTKTPVKISIIAIGTNILLDYLLVKEYKYIGLALATVIASGINFTLLLYFFNKRYFKINVMGIVKFILVVSFKLVVVVAILNLFEIWIIIKLIFFALLYLLFWSFEYKKNGKNMFKG
- a CDS encoding gamma-glutamylcyclotransferase, whose amino-acid sequence is MEINFLFVYGKLRELYIDKENLEIESLITLPVKTKGELYSYDDSAVLFDSEDGFVYGNLLVASDIDKLLRRTDFVMEFNENDYSNSKYVRINKKVFIDSTNEEIDAWMYIFPTSRKTDIAPKSEFVKEEDWLKYKERKAFEENAKK
- a CDS encoding segregation and condensation protein A, whose translation is MEIKIKLDNFEGPLDLLLHLVEKNKVEIYSINISKLIDDYLSIINKAKESSLKIKVEFLNIAVELLEIKSLAILNKREKKEKEEELEKRIAEYKFYKELANEIRELENIYNISYTKTGEPIKNIINRDIDLSNLTTEKIYETYINIKSIDKSLNKKNNKLVVKSDNENSYTLEEAIYDFTEKLEKVKSINLKNLFYKETEKIKKVIKFLAVLELYKMKKVIISLSGYDYIISKRREV